One genomic region from Zalophus californianus isolate mZalCal1 chromosome 12, mZalCal1.pri.v2, whole genome shotgun sequence encodes:
- the ARHGEF5 gene encoding rho guanine nucleotide exchange factor 5: MEAEEPQHGASTPIPALAELSVIPEALRRSSQTATLGREAQEGWEPSSTRAEGRGLAETQQGDVRDVNNCAAESMTAFPREAPAGAETNQEDSGGGTGDTPGPQEAVPQSVADGRARTPAPSELGTCPVQGEHLDVVPVSGELDGRVEMEFRPELASLTGGTGHAEEKEEAFPDTPAQPRFGPSYEEHPAETHQPGDSVGQGEELQSLEAQESPGRGGLMCLLGAKGLKEQGRGEAGFQEEGPVGEDGRLGEQEQLGEQVNGTEGEQRQKQEQIQGDVMLAKQGERMGLSGELEGPHSSEQERKTLGQRELQQGEEGERELGGSGERSMDAQNEEKQSSAGRSGKVTGRQEGRGLQRKGMSVEGQEEQPGNWDGDPLWGEAREGSTEEAGARDGPSTLAPVAPEVSSPCDAFLDTCYPMTSIPGTQKEPRAGELSPVAPAPILEPGGLSCQLVSLLGSFPAGESPDQETAQDGQPEGSELGKGAVFSPETEMVSARTSAAPPRTPDSAPSSPADVFPSTTTSSSASPLVASPRREPSLVTHSPETSRASLWTNNASHCGASETPPAALRGFLSTEATMEISTSSNRANPQSPLGHSTGAIQHLRSNSFPGFHRTEPTPDLLGLSLSFSHSELPWRAPKPALYGSVIPRRDRKSGRDCRIIPEFPSSSSTLGQDSQEFTSSPERSSSPCSTQPCGSRHTSASAPESPAYGSSPPLVSVDVRIHEPLPPPPPEKRRVHPSMVERDSHLHAGVPTLKRCGHPLPLAPGSGLHGPPRGPLPPVPDSLVARQHRPLPSTPDAPHPTQTSSSRRLRYNKPLPPTPDLAQPHHSVSSSSSPRIYKPLPPVPIMDPPTEPPPLPPKSRGRSRSTQGELMNAGCQGKPRPACQEWTVPTPHSVGRTSWPPAMGRSADSSASTSRSKREVSPGMAFSNVATLLSPSSPTTHWSLELQGPTSEPGPSEESEAPARGSWRRTAPQEGASGLRRLDVGQARQSEKLSHPHLEKASSWPHRRDPGRPPESSGGQVADPGEGSSKHKGWNRQGLRRPSILPEGSSDTRGPAVEKPLGPSDTIVFREKKPKEVMGGFSRRRSKLINSSQLLYQEYSDVVLNKEIQSQQRLDSLGEATGPASPRQPRRTLVSSESYLQRLSMASSGSLWQEIPVVRNSTVLLSMTHEDQKLQEAKFELIVSEASYLRSLHVAVDHFQLSAPLRATLSNQEYQWLFSRLQDVREVSTTFLSDLEENFENNIFTFQVCDVILNHAPNFRRVYLPYVTNQTYQERTFQGLLNSNSSFREVLEKLESDPVCQRLSLKSFLILPFQRITRLKLLLQNILKRTQPGSSEEAEATKAHHALEELIRDCNNNVQRMRRTEELIYLSQKIEFECKIFPLISQSRWLVKSGELTALEFSLSPGLRRKLNTRPVHLHLFNDCLLLSRPREGSRFLVFDHAPFSSIRGEKCEMKLHGPHKNLFRLFLLHNAQGTQAEFLFSTETQSEKLRWISALAMPREELDLLECYDSPQVQCLRAYKPRENDELALEKADVVMVTQQSSDGWLEGMRLSDGERGWFPVQQVEFISNPEVRARNLKEAHRVKTAKLQLVEQQT; this comes from the exons ATGGAGGCTGAGGAGCCCCAACATGGGGCCTCGACCCCCATCCCTGCCTTAGCAGAGCTCAGTGTTATCCCGGAAGCTCTCAGGAGAAGCAGTCAGACCGCGACCTTGGGGCGCGAAGCTCAAGAAGGCTGGGAGCCATCCTCCACACGGGCAGAGGGACGAGGACTCGCGGAGACCCAGCAGGGAGACGTAAGGGATGTGAATAACTGTGCAGCCGAGAGCATGACTGCCTTCCCCAGGGAAGCCCCTGCAGGTGCGGAAACCAACCAGGAAGACTCTGGGGGGGGGACAGGGGacaccccagggccccaggaggcAGTGCCTCAGAGCGTGGCAGATGGACGCGCAAGGACACCGGCTCCCTCAGAGCTTGGGACCTGCCCTGTTCAAGGTGAACATCTAGACGTGGTCCCAGTATCCGGTGAGCTGGATGGCAGagtggagatggaattcagaccAGAGCTCGCGTCTTTGACTGGGGGAACTGGACAtgcagaagagaaggaggaggcttTCCCAGACACCCCTGCTCAGCCCAGATTTGGGCCTTCCTATGAAGAGCACCCAGCAGAGACCCACCAGCCAGGGGACTCTGTCGGGCAGGGGGAAGAGCTGCAGTCTCTGGAGGCACAAGAAAGTCCAGGGAGAGGGGGACTCATGTGCCTCCTGGGGGCCAAGGGGCTGAAGGAGCAGGGacgaggagaagcaggcttccaggagGAAGGACCTGTCGGGGAGGATGGGCGTTTAGGGGAGCAGGAACAGCTGGGGGAGCAGGTTAATGGCACAGagggagaacaaaggcaaaaacaggAGCAGATACAAGGTGATGTGATGCTTGCAAAACAGGGAGAAAGAATGGGGCTTTCTGGGGAGTTGGAAGGTCCACACTCTagtgagcaggagaggaagactCTGGGCCAGCGAGAGCtacagcagggagaggagggggagagggagttaGGGGGCTCAGGGGAGAGGAGCATGGATGCTCAGAACGAGGAGAAGCAAAGCTCGGCGGGGAGATCAGGGAAAGTAACTGGAAGGCAAGAAGGTCGAGGGCTTCAGCGCAAAGGGATGTCAGTGGAGGGCCAGGAGGAGCAGCCGGGGAATTGGGATGGGGACCCGTtgtggggagaggccagagagGGAAGTACAGAAGAGGCGGGGGCACGTGATGGTCCTTCCACACTGGCTCCAGTAGCCCCTGAGGTCTCGTCTCCCTGCGACGCGTTTCTAGACACCTGTTATCCCATGACCAGTATTCCTGGGACTCAGaaggagcccagggctggggaacTATCCCCTGTAGCTCCAGCTCCTATACTGGAGCCAGGAGGATTGTCCTGCCAGCTAGTTTCTTTACTTGGCTCTTTTCCTGCTGGGGAGTCACCTGACCAAGAAACAGCTCAGGATGGCCAGCCGGAGGGATCcgagctggggaagggggcagtgTTCAGCCCGGAGACTGAGATGGTCTCTGCCAGGACATCAGCAGCTCCTCCAAGGACACCAGATTCAGCTCCTTCCAGTCCTGCCGATGTCTTCCCAAGCACAACTACATCATCATCTGCCAGCCCCCTAGTTGCCTCTCCCAGGAGGGAGCCCTCTCTTGTTACACATTCTCCAGAAACCTCCAGAGCATCTCTTTGGACTAACAACGCATCTCACTGTGGGGCTTCTGAGACTCCCCCAGCTGCTCTCCGTGGCTTCCTGTCTACAGAGGCCACCATGGAAATATCCACCAGCTCCAACCGGGCCAACCCTCAGAGCCCCCTAGGCCACTCTACAGGGGCTATCCAGCACCTAAGGAGCAACTCCTTCCCGGGCTTTCATAGGACAGAGCCAACTCCGGACCTGCTGGGACTTTCACTTTCCTTCTCCCATTCAGAGTTGCCCTGGAGGGCCCCCAAACCTGCTCTCTATGGCTCTGTGATCCCGAGAAGGGACAGGAAAAGTGGTAGGGACTGCAGGATCATTCCAGAATTCCCTAGTTCCTCATCTACTCTGGGGCAGGACTCTCAAGAATTCACTTCAAGTCCGGAAAGATCCAGTAGTCCCTGTAGCACCCAGCCATGTGGCTCCCGACACACTTCAGCCTCTGCCCCAGAGTCTCCTGCCTATGGCTCTTCCCCACCCCTTGTCTCTGTAGATGTGAGGATCCATgagcctctgccccctcctcccccagagaAGAGGCGTGTCCACCCCTCCATGGTAGAGAGAGACAGCCATCTCCACGCAGGAGTTCCCACGCTGAAGCGATGTGGCCATCCTCTTCCATTGGCCCCAGGTTCGGGGCTACATGGCCCCCCCAGAGGCCCACTTCCCCCAGTTCCTGACTCCCTCGTGGCAAGGCAGCACCGTCCTCTGCCCTCTACCCCGGACGCTCCCCACCCTACTCAGACCTCCTCCTCCCGCAGGCTGAGATACAACAAGCCATTGCCCCCAACCCCTGATTTGGCCCAGCCCCaccattctgtttcttcttctagTAGTCCAAGGATCTACAAGCCTCTACCCCCTGTCCCTATTATGGATCCTCCCACTGAACCACCCCCGTTACCCCCGAAGTccagggggaggagtaggagcACTCAGGGAGAACTCATGAATGCAGGGTGTCAGGGCAAGCCAAGGCCTGCTTGTCAAGAGTGGACAGTCCCCACTCCCCATTCTGTTGGACGTACCTCCTGGCCCCCAGCCATGGGCCGATCAGCAGACTCTTCAGCCTCCACCAGCAGGAGCAAGAGGGAAGTGTCCCCTGGCATGGCTTTCAGCAACGTGGCAACCCTTCTAAGTCCCTCTTCCCCAACCACACACTGGAGTCTGGAGCTCCAGGGACCCACCTCTGAACCAGGACCCTCAGAAGAGTCTGAGGCCCCTGCCAGAGGATCTTGGAGAAGAACAGCCCCTCAGGAAGGAGCCAGTGGCCTGAGGAGGTTGGATGTAGGCCAAGCAAGGCAGTCAGAAAAACTCAGCCATCCCCATCTGGAAAAGGCATCCAGCTGGCCCCACAGGCGGGACCCAGGGAGACCACCAGAGAGCAGCGGTGGGCAGGTTGCAGATCCTGGCGAGGGATCCAGTAAGCACAAGGGCTGGAACCGGCAAGGCCTGCGCAGACCTTCCATCTTGCCTGAGGGCTCTTCAG ATACAAGAGGTCCAGCCGTAGAAAAACCCCTTGGCCCTTCAGACACCATTGTTTTTCG GGAGAAAAAACCAAAGGAGGTAATGGGAGGCTTTTCAAGACGCCGCTCGAAGCTCATCAACTCCT CTCAGCTGCTTTACCAGGAGTACAGTGATGTGGTTCTGAACAAGGAGATTCAGAGCCAGCAGCGGTTGGACAGCCTGGGAGAGGCGACCGGGCCCGCCTCTCCCCGGCAGCCCCGGAGGACCCTGGTCTCCTCAGAGTCTTACCTGCAGCGCCTGTCCATGGCCTCCAGTGGCTCCCTCTGGCAGGAAATCCCTGTGGTGCGCAATAGCACCGTGCTGCTCTCCATGACCCACGAAGATCAAAAACTGCAAGAG GCCAAATTTGAGCTGATCGTGTCAGAGGCCTCCTACCTACGCAGTCTGCACGTGGCCGTGGATCATTTCCAGCTCTCAGCCCCACTGCGGGCCACCCTTTCCAACCAGGAATACCAGTGGCTCTTCTCTCGTTTACAGGACGTGCGTGAAGTCAGCACCAC GTTCCTTTCAGACCTGGAGGAGAACTTCGAAAACAACATCTTCACCTTCCAAGTGTGTGATGTCATCCTGAACCATGCTCCCAATTTCCGCCGGGTCTACCTGCCTTATGTCACCAACCAGACCTACCAGGAACGTACTTTCCAAGGCCTGCT GAACAGCAACAGCAGTTTCCGAGAGGTCCTGGAGAAGCTGGAGAGCGACCCCGTCTGCCAGCGCCTTTCCCTCAAGTCCTTCCTGATCCTGCCCTTCCAGCGCATCACGCGTCTCAAACTGCTGCTCCAG AACATTCTGAAGAGAACACAGCCTGGCTCTTCCGAGGAAGCAGAGGCCACAAAGGCACATCATGCGCTGGAGGAG CTGATCCGGGACTGCAATAACAATGTCCAGAGGATGCGACGGACAGAGGAGCTCATCTACCTGAGCCAGAAGATTGAGTTTGAGTGCAAA ATCTTCCCGCTCATCTCGCAGTCACGCTGGCTGGTGAAGAGTGGAGAGCTGACGGCCCTGGAGTTCAGCCTGTCCCCGGGGCTGCGAAGGAAACTGAACACGCGTCCAGTGCACCTGCATCTCTTCAATGACTGTCTGTTGCTGTCCCGGCCCCGAGA GGGTAGCCGATTCCTGGTATTTGACCATGCTCCCTTCTCCTCCATCCGAGGGGAAAAGTGTGAAATGAAGCTACACGGACCTCACAAAAACCTCTTCCGACTCTTCCTGTTGCACAACGCGCAGGGCACCCAGGCTGAGTTCCTCTTCAGCACTGAGACCCA AAGTGAAAAGCTTCGATGGATCTCAGCCTTGGCCATGCCCAGAGAGGAGTTGGACCTCCTGGAGTGTTATG ACTCCCCACAAGTACAGTGCCTTCGAGCCTACAAACCCCGAGAGAATGACGAATTGGCACTGGAGAAAGCAGATGTGGTGATGGTGACTCAGCAAAGCAGCGATG GCTGGCTGGAGGGCATGCGGCTGTCAGACGGGGAGCGAGGCTGGTTCCCTGTGCAGCAAGTAGAGTTCATTTCCAACCCAGAGGTCCGTGCGCGGAACCTGAAGGAAGCCCACCGAGTCAAGACTGCCAAGCTACAGCTGGTGGAACAGCAGACCTAG
- the LOC113911417 gene encoding olfactory receptor 2A1/2A42 — MGENQTAVTEFILLGFCFGPRIRMVLFGLFSLFYACTLLGNSIILGLIWLDSRLHTPMYFFLSHLAIVDIAYACNTVPQMLVNLLKPDKPISFAGCWTQTFLCLTFAHTECLLLVVMSYDRFVAICHPLRYSAIMSWRVCVTLVVTSWACGSLLALVHVVLILRLPFCGPHEINHFFCEILSVLKLACADTRLNQVVIFVACVFILLGPLCLVLVSYMHILFAILRIRSGEGRRKAFSTCSSHLCVVGLFFGSAIVMYMAPKSHHPEEQQKILFLFYSFFNPMLNPLIYSLRNAEVKGALRRALYKESHSQLE; from the coding sequence ATGGGGGAAAATCAGACGGCAGTGACAGAGTTCATTCTACTAGGATTTTGTTTTGGCCCAAGAATTCGGATGGTTCTCTTTGGGCTCTTCTCTCTGTTCTATGCCTGCACCCTGCTGGGGAACAGCATCATCCTGGGGCTCATCTGGCTGGACTCCCGACtgcacacccccatgtacttcttcctctcccacctggCCATCGTCGACATAGCCTATGCCTGCAACACCGTGCCCCAGATGCTGGTGAACCTCCTGAAGCCAGACAAGCCCATCTCCTTTGCTGGCTGCTGGACACAGacctttctttgcttgacttttGCTCATACTGAATGTCTTCTTCTGGTGGTGATGTCCTATGATCGGTTTGTGGCCATCTGCCACCCCCTCCGATATTCTGCCATCATGAGCTGGAGGGTCTGTGTCACCCTGGTGGTGACTTCCTGGGCATGTGGCTCCCTGCTGGCCCTGGTCCATGTGGTTCTCATCCTGAGGCTGCCCTTCTGTGGGCCTCATGAAATCAACCACTTCTTCTGTGAAATCCTGTCCGTCCTCAAGCTGGCCTGTGCTGACACGAGGCTCAACCAAGTGGTCATCTTTGTGGCCTGTGTGTTTATCTTACTGGGGCCCCTCTGCTTGGTGCTGGTGTCCTATATGCACATCCTGTTTGCCATCCTGAGGATCCGGTCTGGGGAGGGCCGCAGGAAGGCCTTCTCCACCTGTTCCTCCCACCTCTGTGTGGTGGGGCTCTTCTTTGGCAGTGCCATTGTCATGTACATGGCCCCCAAATCCCACCATCCTGAGGAACAGCAGAAGatccttttcttgttttacagttttttcaACCCTATGCTGAACCCACTGATCTACAGCCTGAGGAACGCAGAGGTCAAGGGTGCCCTGAGGAGAGCGCTGTACAAGGAAAGTCATTCCCAATTGGAGTGA